The Carassius carassius chromosome 9, fCarCar2.1, whole genome shotgun sequence genome includes a region encoding these proteins:
- the LOC132148798 gene encoding myeloid-associated differentiation marker-like protein 2 codes for MDPQGGHYLNKAAVLSGLGAARMCQLLLGCTTMALVAHSAGFSATYGTYCMFVWCFCFAVTLVVFTLDVTRLHGCMPISWDNFTVAFAMLATLMYVTASVVYPVYFLRSECPSEGCEVRNYRIAVTVCSSVCCFAYGAEVFITRAKPGHVVGYMATMSGLLKVVQAFIACIIFGALANGSEYNRHIPTQYCVVVYSLCFAVTVVVVALTVSGRTSSLRFPFDRFVVIYTFLAVLLYLSAAVVWPVFSFDKKYGSPGRPENCPREKCPWDSKLVIAVFTCANLVLYFTDLVYSQRIRFVSHSAA; via the coding sequence ATGGACCCCCAAGGAGGCCATTATCTAAACAAGGCAGCAGTGCTGTCCGGACTCGGCGCTGCCCGGATGTGCCAGCTCCTTCTCGGTTGCACCACCATGGCCCTGGTGGCCCACAGTGCGGGTTTCAGTGCCACCTACGGGACCTACTGCATGTTCGTCTGGTGCTTCTGCTTTGCCGTCACACTAGTGGTCTTCACTCTGGACGTGACGAGGCTACACGGGTGTATGCCCATCTCCTGGGACAACTTCACCGTGGCCTTCGCCATGTTGGCCACTCTCATGTACGTCACGGCGTCAGTCGTGTATCCGGTCTACTTCCTCAGGTCCGAGTGCCCGTCTGAGGGCTGCGAGGTGCGCAACTATCGCATCGCCGTCACCGTCTGCTCCAGCGTCTGCTGCTTCGCTTACGGAGCCGAGGTGTTCATCACACGGGCCAAGCCGGGCCATGTGGTTGGCTACATGGCCACAATGTCTGGCCTGCTTAAAGTGGTCCAAGCCTTCATAGCCTGCATCATCTTTGGCGCTCTGGCCAATGGCAGTGAATACAACCGCCACATCCCTACTCAGTACTGCGTGGTGGTCTACAGCCTGTGCTTCGCTGTAACCGTGGTGGTGGTGGCTCTCACGGTCTCAGGGAGAACGTCTTCGCTGCGCTTCCCTTTCGACCGCTTTGTGGTCATCTACACCTTCCTGGCTGTGCTGCTGTATCTGAGTGCTGCTGTGGTCTGGCCGGTTTTTAGTTTTGATAAGAAGTATGGCAGCCCGGGGCGACCAGAAAACTGTCCAAGAGAAAAGTGCCCATGGGACAGCAAGCTGGTGATCGCCGTGTTCACTTGTGCCAACCTGGTGCTGTACTTCACCGATCTGGTGTACTCTCAAAGAATACGATTTGTCTCACATTCAGCCGCATGA
- the pycr1a gene encoding pyrroline-5-carboxylate reductase 1a, which translates to MSVGFIGAGQLAHALVKGFTAAGVIATHRITASSPDTDLPTVIGLRKMGAYFTTSNKETVNKSDVLFLAVKPHIIPFVLDEIGPDIEDRHLIVSCAAGVTISSIEKKLLQYRPTPKVMRCMTNTPVVVREGATVYATGSHAQVEDGKLLEQLMASVGYCTEVEEDLIDAVTGLSGSGPAYAFLAVEALADGGVKMGLPRRLAVRLGAQALLGAAKMLLESEQHPGQLKDNVASPGGATIHALHVLESGGFRSLLINAVEASCIRTRELQHLADQEKISPAAIKKTTLDKVLQQPGVTASGVGVRTGLNLFNSSTSKHKKN; encoded by the exons ATGAGCGTTGGGTTCATCGGAGCAGGTCAGCTGGCTCATGCTCTGGTGAAGGGCTTCACAGCAGCAG GTGTGATCGCCACACACAGGATAACAGCAAGCTCTCCAGATACAGACCTGCCGACTGTCATTGGGCTAAGA AAAATGGGAGCATACTTCACCACCAGTAACAAAGAGACAGTGAACAAGAGTGATGTTCTGTTCCTTGCGGTCAAGCCACATATCATCCCCTTCGTTCTGGATGAGATCGGGCCAGACATCGAAGACCGTCATCTCATTGTGTCCTGTGCTGCAGGAGTGACGATCAGCTCCATAGAGAAG AAATTGCTGCAGTACCGGCCCACACCTAAAGTGATGCGCTGTATGACGAATACTCCAGTGGTGGTGCGTGAAGGGGCCACGGTGTACGCCACGGGCAGCCATGCACAGGTGGAGGACGGGAAGCTCCTGGAGCAGCTAATGGCCAGTGTGGGCTACTGCACAGAGGTGGAGGAGGACCTGATTGATGCCGTCACTGGCCTGAGTGGCAGCGGCCCGGCCTAT GCGTTCCTAGCTGTGGAGGCTCTCGCTGATGGAGGGGTGAAGATGGGACTCCCCAGAAGACTAGCTGTGCGACTTGGAGCTCAGGCCCTTCTT GGGGCGGCAAAAATGCTGCTGGAGTCCGAGCAGCACCCCGGACAGTTGAAAGACAACGTGGCTTCGCCTGGAGGTGCTACGATCCACGCTTTGCATGTCTTGGAAAGCGGCGGCTTCCGAAGCCTCCTGATCAATGCTGTGGAGGCATCATGCATTAGAACAAG GGAGCTTCAGCACTTGGCCGATCAGGAGAAGATTTCTCCCGCTGCCATAAAGAAGACGACTCTGGACAAGGTTCTTCAGCAGCCGGGTGTGACGGCATCAGGGGTCGGTGTTAGGACCGGACTCAACCTCTTTAACAGCAGCACCTCCAAACACAAGAAAAACTGA